One genomic window of Camelina sativa cultivar DH55 chromosome 5, Cs, whole genome shotgun sequence includes the following:
- the LOC104788876 gene encoding uncharacterized protein LOC104788876, producing MFDVEFSYLPTEVKVDCPPVVVTNDRGMKNFLAYLKKINMIRLCVTFKRVVDGDRSKVQFDLNKFPVDSSDGCNVEVDVGKSVGVISRNSPKPTNDVLEKRTDANLVDAAGFKLEDSMVKKGEYFSSKEALQATMEMYAMKYNCDYRITKSDKRWWCIRCIDSVCNWRLRAECLQASTYFKINKFVGNHTCAPSKKNSFCRIPSARTIGHLIKQSYEGVKEGPKPNDIVNIIRSRYGCELTYHQAWESREYAVNEVRGIPEKSYGKIPKYLHMLQEANPGTFTNYEIDFEGRFKYLFISFGQSTRGFYKSMRKVIVVDGTFLKNKYKGVLLVATAVDGNSNLYPIAFGIADSENDYRATSIAKSIGNIYPLAKHGICIHHLISNVITYHKGRGVAEEADVTKWARCHFPGYRYDINTNNAAESINAALRTPREYPIIPLLDSIREMMTRWFYESRELSAKHKDPLTVEVEKKISRRIVKGKFMNGYLMSRSQIQVKGNGVDYIVDLERRTCSCGKFSIQKLPCRHAIKGAFDIGKDLYPYADDVYTTTAWRSQYEETVNPIGVPEEEWRVPQYVEDAKTHLF from the exons atgtttgatgtggaattcagtTATCTACCCACAGAGGTTAAAGTTGATTGTCCTCCTGTTGTTGTGACAAATGATAGAGGTATGAAaaattttcttgcatatctgaaaaagataaacatgattCGGTTGTGTGTTACTTTCAAAAGAGTAGTTGATGGTGATAGGAGTAAAGTCCAGTTCGATCTGAATAAGTTCCCAGTTGATAGTAGCGATGGTTGTAATGTGGAAGTTGATGTGGGAAAATCAGTAGGTGTTATTTCAAGGAATTCACCAAAGCCGACTAATGATGTATTAGAAAAGCGTACTGATGCTAATCTTGTTGATGCTGCTGGTTTTaagttggaagattcaatggtaAAAAAGGGTGAATATTTCAGCAGTAAGGAAGCTTTACAGGCTACTAtggaaatgtatgcaatgaaaTATAACTGCGACTACAGgattacaaaatctgataagAGATGGTGGTGTATACGCTGCATTGATAGTGTTTGTAACTGGCGTCTCCGGGCTGAGTGTTTACAAGCgtctacatatttcaaaatcaacaagtttgtgggtaACCATACATGTGccccttcaaaaaaaaactcctttTGTAGGATTCCATCTGCAAGAACAATTGGACATCTCATTAAGCAAAGCTATGAGGGTGTGAAGGAAGGTCCTAAACCGAATGATATAGTTAATATTATTCGTTCAAGGTACGGCTGCGAGCTAACATATCACCAAGCTTGGGAGTCTCGGGAGTATGCAGTTAACGAAGTTAGAGGAATTCCTGAGAAAAGTTATGGTAAGATTCCAAAATACTTGCACATGCTACAAGAAGCGAATCCTGGTACGTTCACGAATTATGAAATTGACTTTGAGGGAAGatttaaatatctatttatttcttttggtcaatcAACAAGAGGGTTCTACAAGTCAATGCGGAAAGTGATAGTAGTTGATGgtacatttttgaagaataaatacaAAGGGGTTCTCCTAGTTGCTACAGCTGTAGATGGTAACTCCAATTTGTATCCAATCGCATTTGGaattgctgattctgagaatgatt ATAGAGCTACATCGATTGCTAAATCAATTGGAAACATCTATCCATTGGCTAAACATGGTATTTGCATCCACCACTTGATTAGTAATGTGATAACATATCATAAGGGCAGAGGTGTCGCTG AGGAAGCCGATGTGACAAAATGGGCTCGCTGTCATTTTCCGGGTTATAGGTATGATATTAACACCAACAATGCAgctgaatcaatcaatgctgcTTTGAGGACACCCAGAGAGTATCCAATAATTCCTTTGTTAGACAGCATCAGAGAAATGATGACACGCTGGTTTTATGAGAGTAGAGAGTTAAGTGCAAAGCATAAAGATCCTTTAACTGTTGAGGTggagaaaaagatttcaagaagaatagTGAAAGGTAAATTCATGAACGGTTATTTGATGAGCAGATCGCAGATCCAGGTTAAAGGTAATGGAGTAGACTACATTGTTGACTTAGAAAGAAGGACTTGTTCATGTGGAAAGTTCAGCATCCAAAAACTCCCTTGTAGACATGCTATAAAAGGAGCTTTTGATATAGGCAAGGATCTATATCCTTATGCTGATGATGTGTATACCACTACTGCATGGAGATCGCAATATGAGGAAACTGTTAATCCAATAGGTGTTCCTGAAGAAGAATGGCGAGTCCCACAGTATgttgaagatgcaaaa actcatttgttttga
- the LOC104788877 gene encoding glucan endo-1,3-beta-glucosidase-like, with the protein MAKTTRCSTLPFLLIVAPVIFQLLAVTSAIGINYGTLGKLQPPQKVVDFIRTKTNFDSVKIYDANPNILRALAGSEINVTIMVPNGNIPAMVNVANARQWVAANVLPFHKQIKFKYLCVGNEIFASNDNNLISNLVPAMQSLNKALKASGLEYIKVTTPHAYNISLNHNAPSQSRFREDVKEFFTKILEFHRQAKSPFMFNPYPYFTMDRNNVNYAIFGPANEVTDTNTKHTYNNLFDAMMDAMYSAMKAIGYGDVDMAIGETGWPTACDAPRCSPQNAAQYNRNIIKRANVIGTPLMPNRHVDIFIFALFKEDGKPGPTCERNWGIFKPDFTPIYDVGVLKGGRSSPSPWSSPSPRSSNGKWCMAKQEATDEQLQANIDWVCSQGIDCKPISLNGVCFDNNNMKSRASYVMNAYYQSNKRTDDACNFSGTGMVTTSNPSTSTCNIPTEDTPSTSGKWCMAKEEATDEQLQANIDWVCSNGIDCNPISPGGICFDNNNMKSRSTFVMNAYYVSKGYTEDACDFKGSGIVTTTNPSTSTCTIPSGDAQSTSGKWCMAKEEATDEQLQANLDWVCSQGIDCKPISPGGICFDNKKMWTRSSYVMNAYYESKGYTEDACDFKGSGIVSTINPSTPTCTFSSGAPAT; encoded by the exons ATGGCCAAAACGACACGGTGTTCTACTCTCCCTTTCCTCCTCATAGTCGCTCCCGTCATCTTTCAGCTCTTAGCCGTCACTTCGGCCATTGGTATCAACTACGGAACACTAGGGAAGCTTCAACCGCCGCAAAAAGTGGTTGACTTCATCAGGACAAAGACAAATTTTGACAGTGTCAAGATCTATGATGCGAATCCCAACATCCTCCGAGCCCTAGCGGGCAGTGAAATCAACGTCACCATTATGGTCCCCAATGGTAACATTCCTGCGATGGTCAACGTTGCAAATGCTCGTCAATGGGTCGCTGCCAATGTCTTGCCGTTTCATAAGCAGATCAAGTTCAAATACCTTTGTGTCGGAAACGAGATTTTTGCTAGTAATGACAATAACTTGATATCAAATCTTGTGCCAGCCATGCAAAGTCTTAACAAAGCTTTGAAAGCTTCCGGTCTCGAATATATTAAG GTGACAACTCCACATGCATATAATATATCTCTTAACCATAATGCACCAAGCCAGAGCAGATTTCGTGAAGATGTAAAAGAGTTTTTTACAAAGATCTTGGAGTTCCATCGTCAAGCTAAGTCCCCGTTCATGTTCAACCCCTACCCTTATTTCACAATGGACCGGAACAATGTCAATTACGCAATATTTGGTCCAGCAAATGAAGTAACGGATACCAATACGAAACACACATACAACAACTTGTTTGACGCAATGATGGATGCAATGTATTCTGCTATGAAAGCTATTGGCTATGGGGACGTAGATATGGCTATAGGGGAGACCGGTTGGCCTACCGCATGTGACGCTCCAAGGTGTTCACCTCAAAACGCTGCACAGTACAACCGCAATATCATCAAACGTGCAAATGTTATAGGGACACCGCTTATGCCCAACCGCCACGTCGATATCTTCATATTCGCATTGTTCAAAGAAGATGGGAAACCTGGTCCAACCTGCGAGAGAAATTGGGGGATATTCAAGCCAGATTTTACTCCGATTTATGATGTTGGAGTCCTAAAAGGCGGTCGAAGCTCACCGAGCCCATGGAGCTCACCGAGCCCACGGAGCTC CAATGGAAAATGGTGTATGGCTAAACAAGAAGCGACAGACGAACAACTACAAGCGAATATAGATTGGGTGTGCAGCCAAGGTATCGATTGTAAGCCAATCTCACTAAATGGCGTATGTTTTGATAATAACAACATGAAGAGTCGAGCCTCGTACGTTATGAACGCATATTACCAAAGCAATAAACGCACTGATGATGCTTGTAACTTTAGTGGTACCGGCATGGTCACTACTTCCAACCCAAGCACTAGCACATGCAATATACCAACAGAGGACACACCAAGCACTAGCGGAAAATGGTGTATGGCTAAAGAAGAAGCGACAGATGAACAACTACAAGCGAATATAGATTGGGTGTGCAGCAATGGTATTGATTGTAATCCAATCTCACCTGGTGGCATATGTTTTGATAACAACAACATGAAGAGTCGATCCACTTTCGTAATGAACGCTTATTACGTGAGCAAAGGTTACACAGAAGACGCTTGTGATTTCAAGGGTAGTGGTATCGTCACTACTACAAACCCAAGCACTAGCACATGCACTATACCATCAGGGGACGCACAAAGCACTAGCGGGAAATGGTGTATGGCTAAAGAAGAAGCGACAGACGAACAACTACAAGCGAATTTAGACTGGGTGTGTAGCCAAGGTATTGATTGTAAGCCAATCTCACCTGGTGGCATATGTTTCGACAACAAGAAGATGTGGACTCGATCCTCGTATGTTATGAACGCTTATTACGAGAGTAAAGGATACACAGAAGACGCTTGTGATTTCAAGGGTAGTGGTATCGTCTCTACTATAAACCCGAGCACTCCCACATGCACTTTTAGTTCCGGTGCACCAGCAACATGA
- the LOC104785472 gene encoding uncharacterized protein LOC104785472 produces MGMDLRAEELWNQGRDFSHDGERDLGLMVTDFIETGGGGSGGAADSWCSSDSDSGFPDPSYLSDKIQYLKYSVAQHETEVLSAVRTLMLTIKEKDLHSVKSGTCNASCIRFYLAKLLRLSGYDAAVCSARWQGGGKVPGGDNEYIDIILSDTEVGQDDRLIVDIDFRSHFEIARAVDSYQRIMERLPVVYVGTVARLNQFLQVMVDAAKFSLKQNSMPLPPWRSLNYLRSKWHSPHKRHLGPIDQQGPGMFLPGMHRQCAENLKRLQFALQVEQESERFMKKKSGFSRRNKPDKIRIQGAHAP; encoded by the exons ATGGGGATGGATTTGAGGGCGGAGGAATTGTGGAATCAAGGGAGAGATTTTAGCCACGATGGTGAACGTGACCTAGGTCTCATGGTTACTGATTTTATCGAGACCGGAGGTGGTGGTAGCGGTGGTGCTGCTGATTCCTGGTGCAGCAGCGACAGCGATTCTGGATTTCCTGATCCTTCTTACCTTTCCGATAAGATTCAG TATCTTAAGTACTCTGTGGCTCAACACGAAACTGAGGTTCTCTCCGCGGTTCGGACTCTGATGCTTACTATTAAGGAGAAAGATCTTCACTCTGTGAAGTCTGGTACATGTAATGCCAGTTGCATCAGGTTTTACCTTGCTAAGCTTTTGAGACTTTCTGGATATGATGCTGCTGTTTGTTCTGCTAGATGGCAAGGCGGTGGCAAAGTTCCTggtg GAGATAATgaatatatagatatcattttGAGTGACACTGAAGTAGGCCAAGATGATCGTCTGATTGTTGACATTGACTTCAGAAGTCACTTTGAAATCGCCCGAGCAGTGGATTCTTACCAACGGATAATGGAAAGACTCCCTGTGGTCTATGTAGGAACCGTGGCAAGACTAAACCAGTTCCTCCAAGTAATGGTCGATGCAGCCAAATTCTCTTTAAAGCAGAATTCAATGCCGTTGCCTCCATGGAGATCTCTGAACTACCTGCGGTCCAAATGGCATTCACCCCACAAAAGACATCTCGGTCCGATCGATCAACAAGGTCCTGGAATGTTCTTACCAGGAATGCACCGCCAGTGTGCTGAGAATTTAAAGAGGCTTCAGTTTGCTCTCCAAGTTGAACAAGAGTCTGAGAgattcatgaagaagaagagcggtTTTAGCCGCAGGAACAAACCCGACAAGATAAGAATTCAAGGGGCTCATGCTCCTTGA
- the LOC109132811 gene encoding uncharacterized protein LOC109132811 has protein sequence MEKKYPKRLMEDGSEPQVGQINNTCRMSILHKIKKALPEEYEIVKGDPVFASVFALYENGLGYSARLIHSIMCRQLVTKRRHELWFVFGKKPLRFSMQEFHAVTGLKYSADFSHDSESWTDDNGFWSKLLKRGGIITIQNLMKTHLEAAPSWRKQEDRIRFVYVCVIAGLVVAKDEKKAIPHSYIKLVMDLEKVRTYPWGLVAFDHLVSSIVEARKKLKNPISYILNGFSYALQVWVMEAIPLIGQLMGEKIDTEITLSRISNWKGAAKVSYDELLLLEKSIGHKDVVYSCISSTGNFDILQSIEFLRGDEIEDCEVDNLEALIRSDYDFGDHIWESVEGYGVEDDNIEDAGVEQSQTVGGDNEVSVGEESGQKQADIPEVSSLKKRKKKLVDHGAETRKRMVLNQIASTSHCSCGDDMKRFFKELIDSSFKSFTETFGLTLL, from the exons ATGGAAAAGAAGTACCCTAAACGGCTTATGGAAGATGGAAGCGAGCCACAAGTTGGGCAGATAAATAACACTTGTCGAATGTCAATCTTACACAAAATCAAGAAGGCATTACCAGAAGAGTATGAGATTGTGAAGGGTGATCCAGTTTTCGCATCTGTATTTGCATTGTATGAGAATGGTCTTGGGTACTCAGCTCGGTTGATACACAGCATCATGTGTAGGCAGTTGGTGACTAAGAGAAGACATGAGctgtggtttgtgtttggtaagaAGCCGCTTAGATTCTCAATGCAAGAATTCCATGCAGTTACTGGTCTTAAGTACTCAGCCGATTTCAGTCATGATTCAGAGAGTTGGACAGATGATAATGGGTTTTGGAGCAAATTGTTGAAGAGAGGTGGTATCATTACCATTCAAAACTTGATGAAGACCCACCTTGAAGCAGCTCCATCATggagaaaacaagaagatagaATTCGGTTTGTGTATGTTTGTGTGATTGCTGGGTTGGTAGTGGCTAAGGATGAGAAGAAAGCTATACCACATTCATACATCAAGCTGGTCATGGATCTAGAGAAGGTTAGGACTTATCCTTGGGGTCTTGTAGCTTTTGACCATTTAGTTAGCTCTATAGtggaagcaagaaagaaactgaagaacccCATTAGTTACATCCTCAATGGTTTCTCAtatgctcttcaagtttgggtTATGGAAGCCATTCCTCTTATTGGACAACTTATGGGAGAGAAGATTGACACAGAGATTACACTTAGCCGAATCTCTAATTGGAAAGGTGCTGCTAAAGTATCATATGATGAGCTCCTCCTTTTAGAGAAATCAATTGGACACAAG gaTGTTGTTTATTCATGCATTTCCTCCACTGGAAACTTTGATATATTGCAGTCCATTGAATTTTTGAGGGGTGATGAAATTGAAGATTGTGAAGTGGACAACTTGGAAGCTTTGATCAGATCTGACTATGATTTTGGAGATCATATTTGGGAGAGTGTCGAAGGATATGGTGTGGAAGATGATAACATTGAGGATGCTGGTGTGGAACAATCTCAGACTGTTGGAGGGGACAATGAAGTTTCGGTTGGAGAGGAGAGTGGTCAGAAGCAAGCTGATATCCCAGAAGTGTCTAGcttaaagaagaggaagaagaagctagtTGACCATGGAGCAGAGACACGGAAAAGAATGGTCTTAAATCAGATAGCATCAACTTCACATTGTTCTTGTGGAGATGATATGAAGCGGTTCTTTAAGGAGTTGATTGACTCTTCTTTCAAGAGCTTCACAGAGACCTTTGGATTGACTCTTCTTTAA